The following are from one region of the Candidatus Poribacteria bacterium genome:
- a CDS encoding UxaA family hydrolase: MDYDFTTVARLPSPGDNVAIATQTLESGTRIGYEGSQFQLSHTILEGHRFAIQSISETEPLLSWGLPFGFATRAIEPGDYVCNQKMIDSLSIRNLPFELPETPNFSDKMAPYVLDEAEFQAGRQVARHANERHFFGYQRPGSRGVGTRNYIVVMGTTARTSGFARRLADMCSVGGVCNPDTFPNIDGVVAVTHTEGGESRTPNNIDMLLRTLAGFTVHPNIGAMLLVDYGTESVTNEMLKAYMLREGYALDDVVHKFYRLQESFDADLAGGAEIIDGWLDSVNSVLRTEQSLENLKIALQCGGSDAFSGVSGNPLAAYVAKEVIRYGGCANLAETDELIGSEAYVLQNARDLPTARKFLDTIERFKERVSWHGHSAEGNPSGGNNFRGLYNIAIKSIGAAMKRHPDVCLDYVIDYSQLMEKSGYYFMDSPGNDLESIAGQVASGSNMIFFVTGNGSITNFPFVPTIKIVTTTGRYEMLTKDMDVNAGEYLDGTPMEELGESMLDLTVNVASGERSVGEKAGHSQVSLWRDWKQTEPVDLDALLTESELKSGEPLSIDVTAQRSVPTTLPIDAVTETQRSVPTTLQFRALQTEAGYRTDQVGLILPTSLCSGQIAQMIAHRCNEREIGKKQGISRFVALPHTEGCGVSGGRSEEIYTRTMIGHLTHPTVALGLLLEHGCEKTHNDHVRHEIQKLGISPERYGWASVQLDGGIDAVIEKVQGWFSETLADKPSVPVVDAGLEHLYIAVTSTGEVTAKVSQSLTQLTHRVVAAGGTVIVPANATFIRAATRTAPTLAYGQRVEKAGFHIMETPTDQPTETLTGLGATGVDLALAHVVGAPLQSHVMVPLIQISTDGMTQNNYGADLDSESADVDDLLALIIEVASRQYIPKLHGKGNTDFQLTRGLLGISM, encoded by the coding sequence ATGGATTATGATTTCACGACTGTCGCGCGGTTGCCATCACCAGGTGATAACGTCGCTATTGCAACCCAAACGCTGGAGAGTGGTACACGCATCGGTTATGAGGGGTCTCAGTTTCAGTTGTCACATACCATTTTAGAAGGACACCGGTTTGCGATACAATCAATTTCGGAAACCGAGCCACTCCTATCGTGGGGTCTACCTTTCGGTTTTGCGACACGTGCTATTGAACCCGGCGATTACGTGTGCAATCAAAAAATGATTGATTCCTTGTCGATTCGGAACCTGCCCTTTGAATTACCTGAAACGCCCAATTTTAGCGACAAGATGGCACCTTACGTGCTTGACGAAGCTGAATTTCAAGCAGGGAGGCAGGTGGCGCGGCATGCGAACGAGCGTCATTTCTTCGGTTATCAGCGTCCCGGGAGCCGTGGTGTTGGCACGCGAAATTATATCGTCGTTATGGGGACGACTGCACGCACGTCGGGTTTCGCAAGAAGACTTGCCGATATGTGTTCGGTAGGAGGGGTTTGTAACCCCGATACATTTCCAAATATAGACGGTGTTGTTGCTGTGACACACACAGAGGGCGGCGAAAGCAGAACCCCGAATAACATTGATATGCTGCTCCGAACACTCGCCGGTTTCACCGTCCATCCGAATATCGGCGCGATGCTACTCGTCGACTACGGCACCGAATCGGTTACAAACGAAATGCTTAAAGCGTACATGCTCCGCGAAGGCTATGCTTTGGACGATGTTGTCCATAAATTCTATCGGCTGCAGGAGAGTTTCGACGCGGATTTAGCCGGTGGCGCAGAGATTATTGATGGGTGGTTAGATAGCGTGAACAGTGTCCTGCGAACTGAGCAGTCTCTGGAAAATCTCAAAATCGCCTTGCAGTGTGGTGGTTCAGATGCGTTCTCTGGCGTATCAGGGAACCCGCTCGCCGCCTATGTTGCGAAAGAGGTTATCCGTTATGGTGGGTGTGCCAATCTCGCAGAAACCGATGAGCTTATCGGCTCCGAGGCTTATGTGCTGCAGAACGCCCGCGACTTGCCAACGGCGCGTAAGTTTCTTGATACAATCGAACGTTTCAAGGAACGCGTCTCGTGGCACGGACACTCCGCAGAAGGCAATCCGTCGGGTGGCAACAACTTCCGTGGACTTTACAACATCGCTATTAAATCAATCGGTGCAGCGATGAAACGGCATCCCGATGTCTGCCTTGATTATGTCATTGACTATAGCCAACTCATGGAGAAATCGGGCTACTACTTCATGGACAGTCCCGGCAACGATTTGGAGAGCATCGCTGGGCAGGTAGCGTCAGGTTCTAATATGATTTTCTTCGTGACAGGCAACGGATCTATCACAAATTTCCCGTTCGTGCCGACGATTAAGATTGTCACAACGACCGGACGCTATGAGATGCTTACCAAGGATATGGACGTGAACGCAGGAGAATATCTCGACGGGACACCGATGGAAGAACTCGGCGAATCTATGTTGGATCTGACGGTCAATGTCGCATCGGGTGAACGGTCGGTCGGTGAGAAAGCCGGGCACTCCCAAGTCTCGTTGTGGCGCGATTGGAAACAGACGGAACCCGTGGATTTAGACGCTTTATTGACAGAATCTGAATTGAAGTCCGGTGAGCCGCTTTCAATTGATGTTACGGCACAGCGGAGTGTGCCTACTACTCTCCCGATTGACGCTGTTACGGAAACCCAGCGGAGTGTGCCTACTACCCTGCAATTCCGTGCGCTCCAAACGGAAGCAGGATACCGCACGGATCAAGTCGGACTCATCTTACCCACAAGTCTCTGCTCTGGACAGATTGCACAGATGATTGCGCACCGCTGCAACGAACGGGAAATCGGAAAAAAGCAAGGGATATCCCGTTTTGTTGCCCTACCCCATACAGAAGGGTGTGGCGTTTCTGGCGGACGTTCTGAGGAGATTTATACCCGCACGATGATCGGACACCTCACACACCCAACGGTTGCCCTCGGTCTGCTCCTTGAGCACGGTTGTGAAAAAACGCACAACGACCACGTCCGACACGAGATTCAGAAACTCGGTATATCGCCGGAGCGATACGGTTGGGCGAGTGTGCAATTGGATGGTGGCATTGATGCCGTTATTGAGAAGGTGCAAGGTTGGTTTTCCGAAACGCTTGCGGATAAACCGTCCGTTCCGGTTGTCGATGCGGGACTGGAACACCTCTATATAGCGGTGACATCAACAGGTGAGGTGACCGCAAAGGTCTCTCAATCTCTGACGCAATTGACACATAGAGTCGTCGCTGCAGGTGGAACGGTTATTGTGCCAGCAAATGCGACATTTATAAGGGCAGCCACAAGGACTGCCCCTACGTTGGCGTATGGGCAGCGCGTTGAAAAGGCAGGGTTCCACATCATGGAGACACCAACTGATCAACCGACAGAGACGTTAACAGGATTGGGTGCGACGGGTGTTGATTTGGCACTCGCACACGTCGTTGGTGCGCCCTTGCAATCACATGTGATGGTGCCGCTGATTCAGATTTCTACCGATGGCATGACACAAAACAACTACGGCGCGGATTTGGATTCAGAGTCTGCCGATGTTGACGACCTATTAGCCTTGATTATAGAGGTGGCATCGCGGCAGTATATACCGAAGTTGCACGGTAAAGGAAACACAGATTTCCAGTTGACGCGCGGATTATTAGGAATTTCGATGTAG
- a CDS encoding class I SAM-dependent methyltransferase: MFDQVLQEVEAQCKEERIPMLGEEKAKFLAACVEEAKPSLIVECGTAIGYSGLWMLRVLKAAGTGRLVTVEIDADRAAQARTNFERAGMADLVDSRLGDAQEVLKSIQEPVDFLLLDNNFNNYFPCFQAIESRLTNPATVVADNVGIGADSMADYLEHVRDHYESETHWFDIDLPWVKQDAIEVSTYRR; this comes from the coding sequence ATGTTTGATCAGGTTTTACAAGAGGTCGAAGCACAATGTAAAGAAGAGAGAATCCCGATGCTGGGCGAAGAAAAGGCGAAATTTCTTGCCGCCTGCGTTGAGGAGGCGAAGCCGTCCCTTATTGTTGAATGCGGAACTGCTATCGGTTATTCTGGGTTGTGGATGCTACGCGTCTTGAAAGCCGCTGGCACTGGACGCTTGGTAACGGTTGAGATAGATGCTGACCGTGCAGCACAAGCACGTACGAATTTTGAACGCGCTGGAATGGCAGACCTCGTCGATTCTCGCCTTGGCGATGCGCAGGAGGTACTCAAAAGCATCCAAGAACCTGTCGATTTTCTGCTCCTTGATAACAATTTTAACAACTATTTTCCCTGTTTTCAAGCAATTGAATCGCGTTTAACGAATCCCGCAACCGTTGTGGCAGACAACGTTGGTATCGGTGCTGATTCAATGGCGGATTATCTGGAGCACGTCCGCGATCACTATGAATCTGAAACGCATTGGTTTGACATTGATCTACCGTGGGTGAAACAGGACGCAATTGAAGTGAGTACCTACCGTCGTTAG
- a CDS encoding sigma-70 family RNA polymerase sigma factor, whose amino-acid sequence MLDLDDELMERYQKGDESAFTLLVRRHQQPLVNFIARFINDRDSAEDLAQETFIRIFKAAHRYKPGRAHFKTWMYHIAKNLCKNELRNRERRDKYRVDNVIDSGSDNKGDSEEIDLIANTPANQAFQPEVALERKELRNAIQKAIAELPEQYRLPLVLRDLQGLSYEEISEVLELRSGTTKSRINRARLMLKDKLKPFI is encoded by the coding sequence ATGCTTGACTTAGATGATGAATTGATGGAACGCTATCAGAAAGGCGATGAGAGTGCGTTTACACTTCTCGTGCGCCGACATCAGCAACCGCTCGTCAATTTCATTGCTCGGTTCATTAACGATAGAGATAGTGCCGAGGACTTGGCGCAAGAGACGTTCATTCGCATCTTTAAGGCGGCGCACCGCTACAAACCGGGACGCGCGCATTTTAAGACGTGGATGTATCACATCGCCAAGAACCTATGCAAAAATGAACTCCGAAACCGGGAACGACGCGACAAGTACAGGGTTGATAATGTGATAGACAGCGGGAGCGACAATAAGGGAGATTCAGAAGAAATTGATCTGATCGCGAACACTCCCGCGAATCAGGCTTTTCAACCGGAAGTAGCACTCGAACGTAAAGAATTACGCAATGCCATTCAAAAAGCAATCGCAGAATTACCAGAACAGTATAGACTCCCCCTCGTCCTACGCGATCTACAAGGGCTGAGTTACGAGGAAATTAGTGAGGTCCTGGAACTCCGGAGTGGGACCACCAAATCTCGCATCAATCGTGCCCGACTCATGCTTAAAGATAAGTTAAAACCGTTTATTTGA
- a CDS encoding zf-HC2 domain-containing protein: MNCLQAEEYFSAHFEDTLDYQTLQDFEGHLAGCEACQQEYSRFQESVKATQQLPQIEPSPYFMPTLMQRLAEEQHSVDGVKGIGTGWKRLLDVFRRPIWAVSGIVALILTIGGTYLHQEGFLFNQDPVSTVEMSVETQDNRVTPTPRQPMQQHYVLKQVSYTNTSTRGGL, translated from the coding sequence ATGAACTGCCTACAAGCCGAGGAATACTTCTCTGCTCACTTTGAAGACACACTTGATTATCAGACATTACAGGATTTTGAAGGGCATCTCGCAGGATGTGAAGCGTGTCAGCAGGAATATTCCCGATTTCAGGAATCTGTTAAGGCGACACAGCAATTGCCACAGATCGAACCCTCGCCCTACTTTATGCCGACGTTAATGCAACGACTCGCTGAAGAGCAGCACTCGGTTGATGGCGTTAAGGGAATCGGAACAGGTTGGAAACGGCTGCTGGATGTATTCCGCCGTCCGATATGGGCAGTTAGCGGGATTGTGGCGTTGATCCTCACCATAGGTGGTACCTATCTCCACCAAGAGGGTTTCCTATTCAATCAAGACCCCGTTTCAACGGTGGAAATGTCGGTAGAGACACAAGATAATCGTGTTACTCCAACACCGAGGCAACCGATGCAGCAGCATTACGTCCTAAAGCAGGTGAGTTATACCAACACGTCTACACGAGGTGGGCTCTAA
- a CDS encoding trypsin-like peptidase domain-containing protein: MYATKSKHQRLIIGLISLLFYAGPASFAGENILQLLEKDFQKVVTDTRPAVVKVVATQAKPFSRQNIGSGIVIDTDGHIVTTTFEMETPSKIEVIFKNKIVSPAKLIGIDTLTDIAVLKVAHLLLSPTSSQDAAKAVAAGEWIELTRPQSLKFKWGDSSKIDTGSWVVTIGSSYGNSPIVSFGIVGGWDTLPDQLCGDLIKINAAVTPGNSGGAVVNTSGEVVGMIFAVLTDPTNANSPADMLFEKQDNIDLRQFLVQPPVLGIRNQEITFAMPIETVNAVAKEIIEHGKVARGWLGIEVDVGERGIFVTGVIENSPAHKCGLLQDDLILEFNKVPVHSYAELLRCVVSKRPNTKVQLKIGRNGTEQYSTVILGEKP; encoded by the coding sequence ATGTACGCAACAAAATCAAAACACCAGCGACTGATAATTGGACTGATCAGTTTACTTTTTTATGCAGGCCCCGCAAGCTTCGCAGGCGAAAACATCCTACAACTGCTTGAAAAGGATTTTCAGAAGGTTGTCACTGATACCCGTCCTGCTGTTGTGAAAGTCGTCGCAACACAGGCAAAGCCTTTTAGCCGACAAAACATCGGGTCCGGTATCGTTATTGATACCGATGGACACATCGTGACAACTACGTTTGAGATGGAGACCCCGAGTAAAATTGAGGTTATCTTCAAGAATAAAATAGTGTCTCCAGCAAAACTGATCGGCATTGATACACTCACCGATATTGCAGTTCTTAAAGTCGCCCATCTATTGCTTAGTCCCACGTCTTCGCAGGATGCTGCTAAGGCGGTAGCAGCTGGCGAATGGATCGAACTCACGCGACCTCAATCTCTTAAATTCAAATGGGGTGATTCTTCAAAAATTGATACCGGTTCTTGGGTCGTAACAATAGGAAGTTCCTACGGAAATAGCCCAATTGTTTCCTTCGGAATTGTCGGCGGTTGGGACACATTGCCAGACCAACTGTGCGGAGATTTAATTAAAATCAACGCAGCAGTTACACCCGGCAACAGCGGCGGAGCAGTCGTAAACACATCAGGAGAGGTTGTCGGAATGATTTTTGCGGTCCTCACGGATCCAACGAACGCCAATTCACCAGCAGACATGCTGTTCGAGAAACAGGACAACATAGATCTCAGACAATTTCTCGTTCAACCGCCTGTATTAGGAATTCGTAACCAAGAAATCACCTTTGCTATGCCGATAGAGACAGTGAACGCTGTTGCCAAAGAAATTATAGAACATGGAAAGGTAGCACGCGGCTGGCTTGGCATTGAGGTTGATGTCGGTGAACGTGGAATCTTTGTTACAGGCGTGATTGAAAACAGCCCCGCGCACAAATGTGGACTTTTACAGGATGATCTTATCCTCGAATTTAACAAAGTTCCTGTACACTCTTACGCCGAGTTGTTAAGATGTGTTGTGAGTAAGCGACCCAATACGAAGGTTCAGCTTAAAATCGGTAGGAATGGAACTGAACAATACTCTACGGTCATCTTAGGTGAAAAACCTTAA
- a CDS encoding phospholipase D-like domain-containing protein, with product MQNDSDAREANTASKNRSTKFIPFLLILCCAVVAGFGIRYYSSTSTATVGGAWEVYFSEVGAGENRYSLEKQLVARLGDAASRIDAALYHLNSAPIADALIEAHRRGVLVRVVTETDYVEETAVRRLQDVDIPVVDDDGREGSMHHKFIVIDERYVWTGSYNTTYNGAYRNNNNVIFIDSVSLAYNFTQEFRELFLQMRAEKSSGARVVYPEVVLSDGTQISTYFSPENDIISLLLKEIGSAKKSIHFMAFSFTQDALSSAMQARFESGVAVRGVFEERRVNNEYSRYKQMKAAGLRVVQDGNPGAMHHKVIVIDAEIVVTGSYNFSKNAEEHNSENLLIIKGNPDIARAYLAEFERVAR from the coding sequence ATGCAAAATGATTCGGATGCGCGTGAGGCTAACACAGCGTCCAAGAATAGAAGTACTAAATTTATACCCTTCCTTCTCATTTTATGTTGCGCTGTTGTGGCTGGTTTCGGCATCCGATATTACAGCAGCACTTCCACAGCGACGGTTGGAGGCGCGTGGGAAGTCTACTTCAGCGAAGTTGGTGCCGGTGAAAACCGCTACTCCCTTGAGAAACAGCTTGTTGCCAGACTTGGGGATGCTGCGTCTCGGATTGATGCCGCGCTCTACCACTTGAATTCCGCACCAATAGCCGATGCTTTAATCGAAGCACATCGTCGTGGTGTCCTTGTTCGTGTCGTCACAGAAACCGATTATGTAGAAGAAACAGCGGTTAGACGTTTACAGGATGTAGACATACCGGTGGTTGACGACGATGGACGAGAGGGTTCTATGCATCACAAGTTTATTGTGATTGATGAACGATATGTCTGGACAGGTTCCTATAACACAACCTATAACGGCGCGTACAGAAACAACAATAACGTTATATTCATCGATTCTGTATCACTGGCGTATAACTTCACGCAGGAGTTTCGAGAGTTGTTTCTTCAGATGCGGGCTGAGAAATCTTCTGGTGCGCGTGTTGTGTATCCCGAAGTAGTACTGAGCGATGGAACGCAGATTTCCACCTATTTCTCACCGGAGAACGACATTATCTCGCTGCTTCTCAAGGAAATTGGATCTGCCAAAAAATCAATTCATTTTATGGCGTTTTCGTTCACGCAGGATGCACTCAGTAGTGCGATGCAGGCCCGTTTTGAATCTGGTGTTGCGGTTCGAGGGGTGTTTGAAGAGCGGCGGGTTAATAACGAATATTCCCGATATAAACAGATGAAAGCGGCGGGTTTGCGGGTGGTTCAGGATGGAAATCCGGGAGCCATGCACCACAAGGTGATTGTTATTGATGCGGAGATTGTGGTTACGGGTTCCTACAATTTCTCAAAAAACGCCGAAGAACATAACAGCGAAAATTTATTGATTATCAAAGGAAACCCTGATATCGCGCGAGCATACCTCGCTGAGTTTGAGCGGGTCGCGCGTTAA
- a CDS encoding phytanoyl-CoA dioxygenase family protein → MKLPFLHQEVEVSTDLRESNGILDNPKALKERIATDGYLLIRGLHDKDSVLTARRQILEKLETKGMLAPDTALMDGIFNPEYPEPTSTGSMGNKTLTQMPAFKAVVEGEPIMDFFKRFLGGEAATFDFKWLRTAGPGSGSPIHYDIVFMGRGTQDLYSCWTPFGDVSLDMGPIVFCLGSNQFERVRATYGQSDVDRDLIEGHFSDKPLEVIEKFGGHWATTTFSTGDVIIFSMFLMHASLVNTSNKIRITADTRYQLAAEPIDERWVGEKPKGHYAWKQKGAKIESLEESRERWGV, encoded by the coding sequence ATGAAACTTCCTTTTTTGCATCAAGAAGTAGAAGTCAGCACCGATTTGCGCGAGAGTAACGGCATCCTTGACAATCCGAAAGCATTGAAAGAGCGCATAGCAACGGATGGGTACCTGTTGATTCGCGGACTACATGACAAGGACTCGGTCCTTACGGCACGTCGACAGATTCTGGAGAAACTCGAAACAAAAGGGATGCTCGCACCGGATACGGCGTTGATGGATGGCATCTTCAATCCGGAATACCCGGAGCCTACCTCAACCGGTTCGATGGGCAATAAGACGTTGACGCAGATGCCAGCATTCAAAGCAGTTGTTGAAGGCGAACCCATAATGGACTTTTTCAAGCGGTTCCTCGGTGGCGAGGCAGCGACGTTCGATTTCAAATGGCTTCGCACGGCAGGACCCGGTTCAGGTTCCCCAATCCATTACGATATCGTCTTTATGGGCAGAGGTACACAGGACCTCTATTCCTGTTGGACCCCCTTTGGTGATGTATCGCTGGATATGGGACCTATCGTCTTTTGTCTCGGCTCCAACCAGTTTGAAAGGGTGCGTGCTACCTACGGGCAGTCAGATGTAGACCGAGATCTAATTGAAGGGCATTTTAGCGATAAACCCCTTGAAGTCATTGAGAAATTTGGCGGACATTGGGCAACGACAACGTTTTCGACAGGCGATGTTATTATTTTCAGTATGTTCCTGATGCATGCTTCGCTCGTCAATACCTCCAATAAGATTCGGATAACAGCAGATACCCGTTATCAGCTTGCTGCGGAACCGATCGATGAACGTTGGGTTGGCGAAAAACCGAAAGGGCATTACGCATGGAAACAGAAGGGTGCAAAGATTGAATCCTTGGAAGAGTCACGAGAGCGATGGGGGGTTTAA
- a CDS encoding SUMF1/EgtB/PvdO family nonheme iron enzyme: MGKLAIEEQTYTNSIGMQFVRIEPGTFMMGSENAALSDELIGSKRTHLRDGDSDEKPVHQVTLTTPFYIGVFQVTNVQYEAFDATHREMQSLRNVGFSREDDEAVIFVDWHDATRFCEWLSEKEGLPYRLPTEAEWEYVCRAGTTTHFHTGDTLPPEFHKNVGESWYPDGGRGRGTEEIVPLHVGRTTPNAWGVCDMHGNVEEWCRDWYGPYQPNPQVDPIGREAGLYRVTRGGSHSTLLCYLRSANRMGAVPEDKHWYIGFRVVCGEVPPTSPTPAPKVALWGREVKQEPASSPAPETPYFAEPLTFVKIPEGSNGPLFSAHNHVPAITECPNGDMFAAWYSCVTERGRELTVAASRLRFGGTEWDPAEPFWGPPDRNNHATSLWRNENGRIYHFNGLSAAATWGPLALVMRYSDDNGATWSKPRFISPEHRLRHMPIASVFRRQDDSILLACDAVSGGDGGTAIWLSDDDGETWYDPGAGQPIPEFAAGKSGGWIAGIHAAVVELSDGRLMAYGRGDTIDERMPKSLSEDGGKTWHYSASPFPVVSGGQRCVLLQLQEGPIFLASFTADRREPTPMPIVDASGNERLVNGLFGALSYDDGETWEHIRLITDDGADREIETMDGRPFTMGLNSAEPGGYLAVCQGQNGIIHLISSRQHYRFNLAWLKELPPSNVSF, translated from the coding sequence ATGGGAAAATTGGCGATTGAAGAACAGACATATACAAATTCGATAGGGATGCAGTTCGTTAGAATTGAACCCGGCACGTTTATGATGGGTTCAGAAAACGCGGCACTGTCGGATGAATTAATAGGGAGTAAAAGAACACACCTCCGAGATGGCGATTCTGATGAAAAACCGGTACATCAGGTAACGCTTACCACGCCGTTCTACATCGGCGTTTTTCAGGTTACCAATGTGCAGTATGAGGCATTTGATGCGACCCATCGTGAGATGCAGAGTCTTCGGAACGTCGGTTTTTCTCGAGAAGATGACGAGGCGGTTATCTTTGTGGATTGGCACGATGCGACGCGCTTCTGTGAATGGCTTTCCGAAAAGGAGGGACTCCCTTATCGCTTGCCGACCGAGGCAGAATGGGAATATGTGTGCCGAGCAGGAACGACAACCCATTTTCACACAGGGGATACATTGCCGCCCGAATTTCATAAAAATGTTGGAGAGAGTTGGTACCCGGATGGTGGACGGGGTCGCGGCACAGAAGAAATTGTACCTTTGCATGTCGGACGCACAACACCGAACGCGTGGGGTGTCTGCGATATGCACGGGAATGTAGAGGAGTGGTGCCGAGATTGGTATGGACCGTACCAACCGAACCCACAGGTCGATCCGATAGGCAGGGAAGCAGGGCTGTATCGTGTCACACGCGGTGGTAGCCATTCGACACTGCTCTGTTATCTGCGTTCTGCGAATCGGATGGGGGCGGTGCCTGAAGATAAACACTGGTACATCGGGTTTCGTGTTGTCTGTGGTGAAGTGCCCCCGACATCACCGACACCTGCACCGAAGGTGGCGTTGTGGGGACGTGAGGTCAAACAGGAACCTGCAAGTTCACCCGCACCGGAGACACCTTATTTCGCAGAACCGCTGACGTTCGTTAAAATTCCAGAGGGTTCAAATGGACCGCTTTTTTCAGCGCATAATCACGTCCCGGCGATAACAGAATGCCCGAATGGTGATATGTTCGCAGCGTGGTATTCGTGCGTGACAGAACGGGGACGTGAATTGACAGTCGCCGCGAGTCGATTGCGTTTTGGTGGGACAGAATGGGATCCTGCCGAGCCTTTCTGGGGTCCGCCTGATCGGAATAATCACGCGACATCCCTCTGGCGAAATGAAAATGGACGAATTTATCATTTCAATGGACTTTCGGCAGCCGCGACATGGGGACCCTTAGCGTTGGTAATGCGCTATTCCGACGATAACGGCGCAACTTGGTCGAAACCTCGCTTCATTTCACCGGAGCATCGTCTCCGACACATGCCGATTGCCTCGGTCTTCCGAAGGCAGGACGATTCCATACTGCTTGCTTGCGATGCTGTGAGCGGCGGAGACGGCGGCACTGCAATATGGCTTAGCGATGACGATGGAGAAACGTGGTACGATCCGGGGGCAGGGCAACCTATCCCTGAATTTGCTGCAGGAAAAAGTGGTGGGTGGATTGCTGGTATTCACGCGGCTGTGGTTGAGCTCTCGGATGGCAGGTTGATGGCTTATGGCAGAGGCGATACGATTGATGAACGGATGCCGAAAAGTCTTTCCGAAGATGGCGGTAAGACGTGGCATTACAGCGCGAGTCCGTTCCCTGTGGTTTCCGGTGGACAGCGGTGTGTTTTACTACAGCTTCAAGAGGGACCGATTTTCCTCGCCTCCTTCACAGCGGATCGGAGGGAACCGACACCTATGCCGATCGTCGATGCTTCTGGGAATGAACGTCTCGTTAACGGGCTCTTCGGCGCGTTATCTTATGACGATGGCGAGACGTGGGAACACATTCGCCTGATCACAGACGATGGCGCAGACCGAGAGATCGAAACGATGGATGGCCGACCCTTTACGATGGGGTTAAACAGTGCTGAACCGGGGGGTTACCTTGCTGTTTGTCAAGGGCAAAACGGTATAATTCATCTGATTAGCAGCCGTCAGCATTATCGATTTAATCTTGCGTGGTTAAAAGAGTTACCTCCATCAAATGTTTCATTCTGA
- a CDS encoding LamG domain-containing protein, translated as MKQCVIFGLLFLILINVSAICKAQELVLHLPFDTLEGKVAKDISEFGNDATFKGSPKLIEGVFGQALEFDGKTSGQIPDHASLDIVDGITIEFWAIVKGGEAIQSGVEKGTAWVSGLYNLAALYNGGTILQFFDLPDACNDDNIGPSIQDGEWHFLAGTWDGKTILLYIDGELEAEMACKGELKPNNDPLFIGARGGTGRFLTGALDEIKMYNYALTKEELLRDMEEPVVLHVDAQDKLTTVWARLKTN; from the coding sequence TTGAAACAGTGTGTTATTTTCGGGTTGCTCTTTCTTATTTTAATAAACGTTTCAGCGATTTGTAAAGCACAAGAATTAGTATTGCACCTACCCTTTGATACTTTAGAAGGAAAAGTCGCAAAAGATATATCCGAATTCGGCAACGATGCGACCTTCAAAGGTTCACCGAAACTCATTGAAGGTGTTTTTGGGCAAGCACTGGAATTCGACGGAAAAACCTCTGGACAAATTCCCGACCATGCGAGTCTTGACATTGTCGACGGAATCACCATTGAATTCTGGGCAATTGTGAAAGGCGGAGAAGCAATTCAGAGTGGCGTAGAAAAAGGAACGGCTTGGGTTTCTGGGCTGTATAACCTTGCTGCACTCTACAATGGTGGAACTATTCTTCAATTCTTCGACCTGCCAGATGCCTGTAACGATGATAATATTGGTCCCAGCATTCAGGATGGAGAATGGCATTTTCTTGCTGGAACATGGGACGGTAAAACGATCCTGCTCTATATCGATGGCGAATTGGAAGCAGAAATGGCGTGTAAGGGTGAATTAAAACCAAACAACGATCCGCTTTTTATTGGCGCACGCGGCGGAACCGGTCGTTTTCTTACGGGTGCCTTAGATGAAATTAAAATGTATAACTACGCCTTAACCAAGGAAGAGTTGCTCAGAGATATGGAAGAGCCTGTTGTACTGCATGTCGATGCACAGGACAAATTAACGACCGTCTGGGCACGCCTCAAAACGAACTAA